The genomic stretch GAACTCTGGAGTGGTACCCGTGATCAGCGTATCGCTGCGCTTATTGCCGTAGGTAATCAGCCGTTGGGTTTGCAATTGGGGCGCTACTGCTTCGACAGAGGGAACTTGAGCCGCGATCGCCCTAGCATCATCTAGCGTTAACGTGCGCGGTATCTCAGTCGATCGTTCTCGCGATGAATCGCTTCCTGGCAAAATAAACAATACGTTCGGCCCTAACGACTCAAACTGCCCAGAGGCATAGCGCTGTGCCCCTTGTCCAACGCCCACCATCGTAATCACCGAGGCATTGCCAATGATGATGCCTAACATGGTCAGGCTACTTCGCAGCTTATTTCCAGTCAGCGTCGTGACCGCCATTTTAATACTTTCAATTAAATCCATGGGTTCTCCCTATTCGTTTTCCTCAGGTTTACCCCAATCTGAGCCAGGTGGAATATCAGTAAAGATCTCCTCTCCCGCTTTCAGCCCTTGTAAAACCTGGGTTTGGTCATCCACGGCAATACCGGGCACAATGTCACGGAACTGAGGCTTGTTGTCTTCATCTGGCACTAGCACGCCTGTTTTGCCGTCCTTTGTGACGATCGCCACTGTCGGCACCACTACAGCACTCGGCACCTCATTTCCTAAAAAGACTACGTCTGCATTCATTCCTGACAGCAACTTGCCCTGACCCGTTACCAAAATAATTCGTACCTGAAAGGAAGTCACGTTTTGTTTGACCACAGCTTCAGGGGCAATCAGTCGCACTTTACCTTGAAAAACTTCATTGGGATAAGCGTCGGCAACCACCTCAACAGGTTGTCCAATCTTCAACTGCTGAATATCTACTTCGGGTACGTCTGCCAAAACTTCCAAGCCTTCGGCGATCGCCACGATCGCCGTAGAGGTTGCTGAAGTAGCTTCCGAAGCCGTGGTTGTCGGGGTGACAAACGCCCCCTCGTTGGCAAACTTCTGCGTCACCACACCATTAAAAGGTGCCCGAATCAGGGTATCTTGCTGCTGCACCTCGATCGCCTGTAAATTGCCGATCGCCTCTATCACCGCCGCTTCTCCCTCCGCCACATCTTCAGGACGACTGCCGTTTTGAAGCTGCTGAAGATTCTCTTCCCGTTCTCGCAGCGTCGCATTTGCCTGTGCCAGATCGGCATTAGAGACGTTGGCAGTACTAATAATTTCATCTAGTGCATCGCTTGAGATCGCCCCTTCGGCTGCAAGCTGCTGATTCCGCTTAACCCGCTGTACCGCTAGATCCAACTTTGCCTTGACCTGCGCCACCTGGGCTTGCGCTTGCACCACCTGCGCTTGTGCCTGAGTCACTTCCTCCGAGCGGTTGCCTGCCTGAAGCTTTGCCAGCCTTGCCTGCGCCTGCGCTACCCTGGCTTTTGCCTGCAAAACTTGGGCTGCAATCTCTTGGTTCTCCATACGGGCAATCACCTGCCCTTGCTTAACGCGATCGCCTTGCTCGACAAACAGTTCTGATACAATGCCTGAGCTTTTAGGACTGAGATTGACAGTTTGGATAGGTTGGATCACACCGCTGGCAGTAATGCGCACCTGTAAAGCCTGCGACTTAACCGGAACTGTCAAGTTGGCAGACTCGGCAACCTTAGAGCTACTCTGAACAATCCAGGTGGTGATTCCGCCTACACCTACAAGACCTGTCGCAATGAGTCCAATTAACCAGGGTGTGGGATGGCGGACTTTGCCAATGAAAGGTAGCTGCATACAAAAAGTCCTGAATAATCAAAAGTGCGGGAACCAGCAGACGAACTACGGACAAAGCTATCTCTACCCATTATGAATGATGAAATTCTTGAGCCTGTTCTTGAGCCCAACGTTCATCTAGTAATGGCATCTCTCGTTCTAAGAAAGCATGAATGTCGTACATTTCTTGAAGCCGACTGGTGAGCTTTGGCGGTTCGTTAGCTAATAGTGTCAACCCCCGCTCAGCCAAGTGTCGGAAGGCGGTAATTTGGGTCATTCGCTGCTTGGTCATGTGTGCCCAAGCGTGGGGCTTAATTTGAAAATAGTCACGGCGATCGCCCGTGAAACTGACCCGTTCAATCAACCCAATCTGCATGAGCAAACGGGTCATCGTGCTAATCGATCCTTTACTAGCCTGCAACATTTCTGCCAAATCTTTGTTGGACTGATAGGGCGGATTAGAAATCAACAGTGCCCCAAAAAGCCTGCCCGACATCCGAGGCAGACCGACTGTCTCAAACATTAAGCCCACTTCTTCGACAAAATGAGTCTTCTCAAAAGGCTGTTCTTGGCTCACAGCAGTTGACTTACCCCTCGCGACCAACTTGCACGAATATCAAGATTATTCTTATATTCTTCTAAATCATAGCAAGTTCTAAATATTTAGTAAGTATTGAACAAAGTGAAATTCTTACAGAAGAGCCTTGACTCGACTTGCCCTTGACTCATCGTCTGGGTCAGATAGCGCTAAAGTGGATTAGCGATTTTCCACAAGATACATGAGCGGTTCCCCCCAAGATAGGCAGGTTGATCCCATTAAAAAAGAATCAGAACCCGGAAATATTGTTCCTGATCCATCTTCGCAAGCAGGCTGGGACGATGAGTTTTGGGCAAATACCGCCCAGCCGCCCAGCGCACCCATCGTGGCAACCCCCCATGTCCGAACGCCTACTCCGCCCTTGGCAATGGTCGAAACTGCCTTCCTTGCCAGTACAGCTAGCTTGCTTTGGATGGTAAGCTACTATCTCAGCATTGGCCCCTGGGTGCGAATTTTATTCCCAACCCCGATCGCCCTGGTTTACCTCCGGTGGGGTGCTCGGGCGGCTTGGATGTCGGCACTGGTGACCGCTTTGTTGCTCTCGGTGCTGATGGGACCTTACCTTAGTCTTTTATTTTGTGTGCCCTATGCTATTTTGGGCGTGCAATTGGGCGCAATGTGGCGACGAGGCTTTGGTTGGATTCCGTCGATCGCCACTGGGACGCTACTTTCTACCCTTGGCTTTTTCTTCCGCATGGGAATTTTGTCGATTTTTCTAGGAGAAGATCTGTGGAGTTACTTGACTAATCGCATTACTGATTTTATTCAGTGGACTTTGACGCGACTCGTAGACTGGGGGCTTTTAGGGCTGGATGTTCTAGGACAAACCAACTTACCCACAGTTCAGCTAGTCACTGTTGGAATAATTTTCTGTAGCGATTTCATTTATCTATTTACGGTTCATCTAGTGGCGTGGCTACTGCTGGAACGCATTGGCAACCCTATCCCCGCTCCGCCTCAATGGGTGCAAGTGCTAATGGAAGAAGAATAATTTGTTTCTAAATGATCAAAATCTATAGCCAACAACAGCAGAGTCAGCAATGGCTAGAGCGGTTTCAGAAACAACTGCCTGTTTTTGCCTGCGTGCTGGGCTTTACCGAAACAGGTCTCATTCCGGGCATCTCAGCCGCAGGCACAACGCCTACCGATCGCCAATATACAGCGATCGCCGATGCCGAATTTCTTTACCAGGGCGCTCAACCCCATCCTCAGTATCCTCTGCCGCCTCTTCATGCAGGCGCTTCTCCTGTGCTGATTACGCGGGCGATCGTCACGGCACAAAACATTCCCGTTCACCTCTTCAATGCCGGACTGCTTCATGCGCCTTCTATTCCAACCATCGATTTACAAGGAATGCCCGCCCGCTGTCTGAGCCAAGGGAATGCCTTAGATCTCTCAATAGTTAATCATCTGTTAGCGCAAGGACTACTTTGGGGCGAAAAACTAGCTGCTCAAACTCCGCAGAGCTACGTGATTTTAGGAGAATGTGTGGTAGGTGGAACGACAACGGCTCTGGCAGTTTTAACTGGACTCGGCTACGATGCCTCAGGTAAAGTTAACAGCAGCCATCCCACCTGTAACCACTCACAAAAATGGCAGATTGTGCAACAAGGTCTGTCGGTCCAGCAACTTCAGAGCCACTCAGCCGAAACTCAGCACTGGCAAAAAGTTATAGCCGCAGTCGGTGATCCAATGCAAGTTGTAGTGGCAGGAATGGCGATCGCGGCTAGCCGAACTTGCGGGGTTCTCTTGGCAGGCGGTACGCAAATGCTAGCAGTCTATGCTTTGATTCAAGCCATCACTCATGCCCAAAGTTTGCCGTGGCAACCTGCGCAAATCATCATTGGCACGACTCGCTGGGTTGCAGAAGACCCTAGTGGAGACACAGTAGGGTTAGCAGAAATCTTGAAAGCGCCCCTCATTGCGACTCAGCTTAGCTTTGCACAATCTCAGTATGCAACGCTGCGGGCTTACGAGCAGGGCTTTGTAAAAGAGGGTATGGGCGCTGGCGGCTGCGCGATCGCAGCACACCTCTACCAAAATTGGGAGCAAAAGCAAATGCTTAATGCCATAGAAGCGATCGCAGAGGAACATGAACAATTCGCTTCATAAAACATTAACCATTTTCTAGACGAAACTCAGCTAACAGTCCAATTGCTACAGTCCAATTGCTAATGAGATTTAACCCTTTGAAGGCATTCGTCGAGACAGAAGCTGCTCTTCTAAAGCTGCAATTCGGTTGTAAGCGGCGGTTAGCTGTGCCGTTAAGCGCTGCACCTGAACCTCTGGAGATAAAAGGCGATCGCCACTCTGCTGCTCAGTTTCTGGAAACCGCACATCAACCAGCACATCCTTATGTTCCATCTGCTCATTCAACTTGCTGCGCTGTTGCGAATACCATCCTACACTCGCATCTAACTGGGGCACTTCGGCGCGCTCTTTTCCCTGCGATCTAAGTTCCGACAAAACTTCGGTCGTTTGATGGCTCAAATGTTCAATAATTTGGTGCATTGAGTCAACCTTAAGCGTCAAGATAGCGACTTGGTCTTTCAGTAAATCCATAGCAGACTCAATTTGTTCCATAGAGTAGTTCCCTACATCCTAGAGAAGCATTCCTCGTGGGGGCAGATATTCCTGAATCATTTAACCTTTAGTAACGCTTTTAAATAAGTCATTCATTGATTCTGAAGTGACAGTACTGCCCAAGTCCGCTCATGCCTCAAGGCAAGAATTGATAAACTTGAAAAGCTCTGCTGTCAAGCTTTCATGGTTGTTCAGATTCAACAAATTCCAGGTAGGATAAATATTTATTAAGGTAAAATCTGTATCCCTTGTCGCTAACAAAAGCCATAAATCTAAATTAAGTAAATAGTGAAAAAATATGCTGACTTTTCAAGACTTTTTCGTTGCTTGCGACGGGTTTTGGACGACCGAAAGAACCTATCACTCGGTGCTTGAAGATGCCATTGAACGGTCTTACACCGAGTTTCGAGCCGAGACTTTAAATCAAGCTCAAAAACAGAAAATGTTATCAGGAACAACGCCGACTGATCTAGCCTTTCCAGGAATCAAGATTGACACTGAACGAGGTATGCATGATCCCTCTGCCTGTCCTGGTTTCGCCATTGCTTTTGAAACTCGATCGGAAACGGGTGAAGAAGTTTCGATGAGTTTAACCGCCCTATTTGTGCCAGATGTCTACGTGACCGGTCAAACCACCGATGCTCCTATTCCCTTTCCCTTGGCGGCTCAGGTGCCTTTGCAAACGGATGGCGAGGTCATTCAAGGATATTATTTGCGGGACAAAGGTTACTCTGAGGGAGGAGCGATCGCCGGACGATTCACCTATCAACCGACTCGTCAAACCTTAGAAATGACCACGTATTACAATCGCTCGGTCGCGGTGGATCAAATGCGGTTTGTGAAGCCTGACCTGCGACTGCGCACTATTGTGACTTATGAACGTCCTCAAGACGGCTCAATGCCGACAGTCATTAATCTGATTGGGTTTGGGGTAGAACGGAAGCAAATTGCTTAAAATTATGCCCCCTCTCCTCTAAAACTTCTACTATTTTTGCCCATGCCCACTCGTCGCACTTTCCTCGCCGCCGCCACCTTGGCTATTAGCCAGCTTCTCCTTGCCTGTAGCCAACCCCGTAATGCCGCTCAAGTCCGGTTGCTCAAAGGTTCAGTCCCCGCCCAAATTCTAAAGGAGTTTCAGCGGCAAATAGAGCAAGCGGCAGATCTCAGTTTTTTACAAAACGAACAGCTTGCTGACTTATTCAGCCTACTAGAGACTTGGAAAAACCAGAAAATAGTTCCCAGCCCGGAACCATCGGGCTTTTCCCTGCCCTTCAAAAATCGCATCGTTCCTGTCGCAGACTTGGTAACCCTAGGCGATTTTTGGCTAACTCCAGCCATTCAGCAAGGGTTGATTCGTCCGCTTGACCTGGAGTTACAGTGGGAGTTGCTTGCCCCCGAATGGCAAACGCTGGTCAGGCGCGATCGCCAAGGACAACCTGATCCCCAAGGCGAAATTTGGGCTGCTCCTTACCGTTGGAGTACGCTCATGATTGCTTATCAGCCTGAGAAATTTGAGTCTCTGGGCTGGGTTCCTAAAGATTGGAGTGATCTTTGGCGACCTGAACTTAAAGGGCATCTTTCTTTGCCTGATAGTGCTCGAACAGTCATTGGCTTAGTGCTGAAGAAGTTGGGGCAATCGGCTCATCTACAAGACCTGGAGACGGTTCCCTCCTTGGGAGGCGAACTCCAAGCTCTCCATCAACAAGTTAAGTTTTATAGTTCTGATGCTTACCTACAGCCTCTGTCTTTGGGAGATACCTGGGTAGCTGTCGGTTGGTCAAACGAAATTTTGCCGACCATTAACCGCGATCGCTCCCTCGCTGCCCTTGTTCCTACGACTGGCACCCTTTTGACTGCCGACCTCTGGGTTCATCCCATGACTGCCCAGCCCAATCCCTCTCAAGCCGATCTTCTCCTCAAATGGATCAACTTTTGCTGGCAACCTGAAATTGCCACTCAGCTTTCGCTATTGAGTTCGGCGGCTTCACCCTTATTTAAAGGACAAAATATTGAGATCCCGATCGCGCTCCAGCGAAAGCCCCTGCTCTTGCCCCCTGCTGTCGTTCTTCAACGCAGCGAGTTTCTCCTACCCCTTACTCCTACCGCTAGCGAACAATATCGCCGTCAATGGCTCATAATGCGCCAGTAGTGCCTGCTCCCCGTACTGCTCCTACGCCAGAAGGGTCAAGAAAAATTCTACAGGCTGAAGTAGCCAAGGCTGAACTATCAGGTGCGGTAAAGGACACATTAGAGGTGATTTCTTGCGGATTGCTCGAAGAAATCGGTTCAGTCAAATCAAAATCACAAATATAGGCTCCTAACAGTTCTCCTTGGGCATTAAAAACTCGAGTGCTGTAGCCAAAGTCTTGGGCAACCCTTCCCATTTGATTGAGAAAAGCGTAGCGATCGAGATAGTTATAGCTTGTCCAAGCTTGTTGATTAACCAGTAAGTCAACCCGATTAGGCATATCGTCAGTTCCAGGCTTTGCAATCCAGTTAGTTAGCAACTTCCCCCCAAATTGTTGTTTAGCCCACCACAAGCTAGGCATTGTCAATCCAGTTTGCGAAATGGTATTTGCCGTTACCCAAGCAGGGTTGGCTGGAGCTACGCCTTGCTCCAAAAGGTTAACTTCAGAGGGCGTTAATGGCTGAGTTAAAAGCAATAGCGCTTGAGCATCAAGGGCGATCGCCGGATTGCATTCATTTAGCCCCAAACCTAGCCCAATAATCCCACCCAGCAACCCACTTAATAATTGGCTGTTCATCACCGACATGACTATACCTTGCATCTTATTTAAGATTACTGTGCATCAAGGGCAACTGGCTTCACCTTAAGATTGGAGACTTAGAAAATCGCACTCAACTTTATTCAGTCAGCTTGATATAGCGCTACGGCAACTTCGTCCTTATGGCTATAGTTAGCAAACTTACAGTTTAACTCTGACTGACTCGCTACAATCCATTAAGTCTAGCCAGTCAGTGAAGATCAAAATTTCTAGGTTGATCTTCCCCATAAAGTTTTTTGAAAGACTAAAGCTCGAGTAATCATCTCATAGAATGACAAGTTCAAAATGGCAAATCCAACAATGTCAGTAATTTCACATGGTCTGTAGTATAAGAGACTTGGCTCTTCTCAGTATATACCTGGTTAATAAAACGTTTTTTTATAAAGTTGAACTTGCGTAAGACCTGCCCTTCGTTCCATCCAGCTAAATATTGAGGATATCTATGTCTCAAAAAAACTGCGTTCTCAGTTAAACCACTGTACTTTTCTATAAAGGTAATGTAACATTCACTTTATTCGGATGAGCTCTAACCTGAAGCTAAGTAGGTTGAGTTAAAAAGTAATAAATGTCAATACTTAGTTGAATTTAATACGGCTTAATTCAACCTATGATTTCTTCTGAAAGATGTTACCCGTGATTGTTATTTACCTCTAGATCGTGAGCAGAGCAGAAGATTTTTTGTCTGCTGTGAGGATAGGAGAGACAGACACGACGGGCAGGTATGTGTTGTATTTTCACAAACCATAGCTTTTGGTTCCAGATCCATGGGGTTAGCTAGTTTCAAAACTTGAGAGACAAATATTCATTGTCATATACAGGGCGTGCATACCAGCAGAAAACCCTAGTCTAGGTTTAAAGCCAGTTGAATACGGCTTTCGATGCGATCGGGATATGAAGAATTTATAGGTACCTTGCTTCAGTTTTCTTTAGGTTGTTAGCTCTCTCCCTGGTTGTAATCCTTTAGATCAAGAGAAATACTATGAGCATCAACAAAGTCCGGGTGCATAGCTACCTAAAGCCGTCTTAGCAAAGTATGGGTCTTTAAAAACGTTTAAAGAGATGATGCTTTGCTTAATCTCATTGGGATTTATTAAAAGATTCACTGCTAAAGATATTTCCGAAAACTTTGTTCTCACGCCAAACACAATTATCCCTATGCCAAGACGCATTACTATCCAGCCTTGCCTTAGCCTTGACGAACTCGAAACCCGCTATCGTCAAGCAAAAGATCCGGTTGAACGGAGCCACTATCAAATTATCTGGCTGCTGGCTCAAGGTAGACCTAGCGAAGAAGTTGCATCCATTACCGGGTACAGCCGCAGTTGGATTTATGAACTCGTCTGGGGTTACAACAGGATTGGGCCCGATACATTAGGTGATAAACGTCACGAGCATCCGGGTGCTGAGCCACTACTTGACGAATCTCAGCAGGCTCTTCTGAGACAGGTTTTGCAATCACCTCCTATTGATGGAGGGCGATGGAATGGTGCCAAGGTTGCTGATTGGATGAGCCAGCAACTCGGTCGTACAGTTAGCCGTCAGCGGGGTTGGGAATACCTCAAGTCAATGCGATATCGCTGGCGCGATAATCGATCTGACAGTGAACCATCTGAGCAGGCAGAGTCCAAAAAGTGGAAGCGGAATGCAGTCACCCAAGAGAATGCTAGAACCTCTCGTCCTCGACGGGCGCGCTTAGGAAATGCTTAAGGACACGATCGCTTTCTTAATAAGTCCTAGAACTGACAGTAGGCGGGGTAAAACTAAGTTTTACCCCGCCTACTTTTCGATTAGTAAACAAAACCCAACAAAAAGTGAGGAATTGCTCAACACTGC from Timaviella obliquedivisa GSE-PSE-MK23-08B encodes the following:
- a CDS encoding efflux RND transporter periplasmic adaptor subunit, which codes for MQLPFIGKVRHPTPWLIGLIATGLVGVGGITTWIVQSSSKVAESANLTVPVKSQALQVRITASGVIQPIQTVNLSPKSSGIVSELFVEQGDRVKQGQVIARMENQEIAAQVLQAKARVAQAQARLAKLQAGNRSEEVTQAQAQVVQAQAQVAQVKAKLDLAVQRVKRNQQLAAEGAISSDALDEIISTANVSNADLAQANATLREREENLQQLQNGSRPEDVAEGEAAVIEAIGNLQAIEVQQQDTLIRAPFNGVVTQKFANEGAFVTPTTTASEATSATSTAIVAIAEGLEVLADVPEVDIQQLKIGQPVEVVADAYPNEVFQGKVRLIAPEAVVKQNVTSFQVRIILVTGQGKLLSGMNADVVFLGNEVPSAVVVPTVAIVTKDGKTGVLVPDEDNKPQFRDIVPGIAVDDQTQVLQGLKAGEEIFTDIPPGSDWGKPEENE
- a CDS encoding MarR family transcriptional regulator, producing the protein MFETVGLPRMSGRLFGALLISNPPYQSNKDLAEMLQASKGSISTMTRLLMQIGLIERVSFTGDRRDYFQIKPHAWAHMTKQRMTQITAFRHLAERGLTLLANEPPKLTSRLQEMYDIHAFLEREMPLLDERWAQEQAQEFHHS
- a CDS encoding DUF2232 domain-containing protein: MSGSPQDRQVDPIKKESEPGNIVPDPSSQAGWDDEFWANTAQPPSAPIVATPHVRTPTPPLAMVETAFLASTASLLWMVSYYLSIGPWVRILFPTPIALVYLRWGARAAWMSALVTALLLSVLMGPYLSLLFCVPYAILGVQLGAMWRRGFGWIPSIATGTLLSTLGFFFRMGILSIFLGEDLWSYLTNRITDFIQWTLTRLVDWGLLGLDVLGQTNLPTVQLVTVGIIFCSDFIYLFTVHLVAWLLLERIGNPIPAPPQWVQVLMEEE
- a CDS encoding TIGR00303 family protein, translating into MIKIYSQQQQSQQWLERFQKQLPVFACVLGFTETGLIPGISAAGTTPTDRQYTAIADAEFLYQGAQPHPQYPLPPLHAGASPVLITRAIVTAQNIPVHLFNAGLLHAPSIPTIDLQGMPARCLSQGNALDLSIVNHLLAQGLLWGEKLAAQTPQSYVILGECVVGGTTTALAVLTGLGYDASGKVNSSHPTCNHSQKWQIVQQGLSVQQLQSHSAETQHWQKVIAAVGDPMQVVVAGMAIAASRTCGVLLAGGTQMLAVYALIQAITHAQSLPWQPAQIIIGTTRWVAEDPSGDTVGLAEILKAPLIATQLSFAQSQYATLRAYEQGFVKEGMGAGGCAIAAHLYQNWEQKQMLNAIEAIAEEHEQFAS
- a CDS encoding phycobiliprotein lyase; its protein translation is MLTFQDFFVACDGFWTTERTYHSVLEDAIERSYTEFRAETLNQAQKQKMLSGTTPTDLAFPGIKIDTERGMHDPSACPGFAIAFETRSETGEEVSMSLTALFVPDVYVTGQTTDAPIPFPLAAQVPLQTDGEVIQGYYLRDKGYSEGGAIAGRFTYQPTRQTLEMTTYYNRSVAVDQMRFVKPDLRLRTIVTYERPQDGSMPTVINLIGFGVERKQIA
- a CDS encoding extracellular solute-binding protein; protein product: MPTRRTFLAAATLAISQLLLACSQPRNAAQVRLLKGSVPAQILKEFQRQIEQAADLSFLQNEQLADLFSLLETWKNQKIVPSPEPSGFSLPFKNRIVPVADLVTLGDFWLTPAIQQGLIRPLDLELQWELLAPEWQTLVRRDRQGQPDPQGEIWAAPYRWSTLMIAYQPEKFESLGWVPKDWSDLWRPELKGHLSLPDSARTVIGLVLKKLGQSAHLQDLETVPSLGGELQALHQQVKFYSSDAYLQPLSLGDTWVAVGWSNEILPTINRDRSLAALVPTTGTLLTADLWVHPMTAQPNPSQADLLLKWINFCWQPEIATQLSLLSSAASPLFKGQNIEIPIALQRKPLLLPPAVVLQRSEFLLPLTPTASEQYRRQWLIMRQ
- a CDS encoding helix-turn-helix domain-containing protein; this encodes MPRRITIQPCLSLDELETRYRQAKDPVERSHYQIIWLLAQGRPSEEVASITGYSRSWIYELVWGYNRIGPDTLGDKRHEHPGAEPLLDESQQALLRQVLQSPPIDGGRWNGAKVADWMSQQLGRTVSRQRGWEYLKSMRYRWRDNRSDSEPSEQAESKKWKRNAVTQENARTSRPRRARLGNA